ttctctaataaaaaaaactatatatattaatttccttcgaaagaaaaaaaaaagagagaatggAGTAACTCTAAACTTGAACACAAAATCTGATGGAGAAATGGAGAAAATAAAGGAGTAAGAGAAGTAAAGATAAGAACAGAAAAAGGCGTGGAAAGTTCATCAGTTTACTAACTCAAGTCACACTTACAATTACGCTGAAACTTGTGcagacagagagagagagagagagagagacgcAATAACATGTCCATCGCAATTCCCAATCGTCAATTGTTCATAGACGGAGACTGGAAAGTCCCTGCCCTCGGCAAACGGATTCCCATCATCAACCCTTCCACACAACAGATCATCGGTTATTTTTCTCTCTCCGCCGTCTCATCAGATCTCATTTTCAATCTCATTCACCCACACTTTCCTTCTCGATGCAGGGGATATCCCAGCCGCTACTAAGGAAGATGTCGACGTTGCCGTCGCCGCCGCCAAAGCTGCCCTTTCCCGCAACAAAGGCGCCGATTGGGCCTCCGCTTCCGGCGCTGTTCGGGCCCGCTATCTCCGTGCCATCGCGGCCAAGGTTCTTACTTCACTCGCttctgttttctctcttctatttATCCATTTTCTTATTTCCATTATCTCTTGCAGGTCACCGAGAAAAAACCCGAGCTCGCAAAACTGGAAGCCATCGATTGTGGAAAACCGCTGGATGAAGCTGCCTGGGACATCGTAACCTCACATccctaaattgaaaaataaaattaataaaaagccAATTAAACTTGAATCATCGAGCAcggttgtttgtttttgtgtagGACGATGTTGCTGGTTGCTTTGAGTTCTACGCTGATCTGGCTGAAAAATTGGACTCCAAGCAAAAGGCGCCAGTGTCTCTTCCCATGGACACATTCAAGAGTTACGTTCTTAAGGAGCCAATTGGGGTTGTAGGATTAATAACTCCCTGGTACTACctttttccatctttttttACCCGCTTTGATCAATGCTGGTCCTATATATAATTGATCAttattgagtgttgttgttttAGGAATTATCCTATGTTGATGGCTACGTGGAAGGTTGCTCCTGCTCTGGCAGCGGGTTGTGCTGCAATACTGAAGCCCTCTGAGTTGGCATCTGTGTGTGTATTGTTCTTGTTAACTGTTGCAGcttgcttcttttttttgttggttCATTCTCATGCTGTGTTATGTTCAATTTTTAGGACCTGCTTGGAGCTAGGTGAAATTTGCAAAGAAGTGGGGCTTCCTGCTGGTGTGTTGAACATTCTCACTGGATTAGGACCTGAAGCCGGTGCTCCATTAGCAGTCCATCCTGATGTCGACAAGGTTCAACTCCCTTCacctttttaaaacaattgaaGTTCTATTCTACGGGGTTGTATCTAGTTTTCTGTCTCGCATAGTTGCATGTATTGTTAATGCAATGTATTGAGTTTGCAAAGCTAGTGTTACATCGTGACCATAACTTGGACAGATTGCCTTTACTGGAAGCTCTGCGACGGGGAGCAAGATTATGACGGCCGCAGCCCAGCTGGTCAAGGTATTTTAAGCAGTTGTGTTTTTAACACCTTGTTTGGTAGAAGGAGAAAAAATTGAGGAAGTTAGTGGatcgaaaaagaaaagaagagtaataaGTTACAAATAAATTggaaataattgtatttttttaagagaaataaaGTAGAAATAAATGTGTTTGGTTAaagaagaatggagttgaaatataaaaagaaaaaaaaacattgcatAAGAGTAGaaattaataatgatttattttagaactaataaatatgtataattgattatatatctGTTGTAACGGTTTATTTTGACTGTGAAATACAACTATAATTGATTGTGTAATAATACACCTGAACCCTTTTCTTCCCTCatgttttaattgtgttttcttAGTGCATGTATCTTTGTCGCATCAAATTTGTGGTTTCTTCATGAATCACTGTAATATCAAATTTGTGGTTTCTTGGCAGCCTGTTTCACTGGAGCTTGGTGGAAAAAGTCCAATCGTTGTGTTTGAGGATGTTGACCTTGACAAGGGTAAGTGATTTTCTTGAGGATAGCAATTTAGCTATGGACAGCACGTGTTTACTTGCATCATGGAATCACATTCCTTAATAAATACCGAGTCAgcatgtgtaatttttttttttatcaattaccTATTACATGATTTGGATCCTTTTTCCTTAATTTAAAAAGCTGCTGAATGGACCATCTTTGGCTGCTTCTGGACAAATGGTCAGATATGCAGTGCAACTTCCCGCCTTATTGTACATGTAAGTTTACTGAATAGACCCTGCTCCTTCCTCAACACACGGATATCTTAAAAAACAAGTATATGCAacttctatttttcttcttctttgtgaATGTATATGGGAGTGATCATATTAACTTCAACTggcttgaatttttttttaaaccactTGGTAGAAATTATGTTGACATTTATCTGCTAATAAGCAAAGATACTGTCGTTGTTTCAGGAAAGTATAGCAACAGAGTTTTTGAATAGGATTGTGAAATGgataaaaaacatcaaaatttctGATCCCTTGGAAGAAGGTTGCAGACTAGGCCCTGTTGTTAGTGAGGGACAGGTAACTTGCTGACTCTTACTTCTTTACATGTTATAATATTTACACTTACACCTTACTCTCTTTCGAGTAAAGGATGGGTATGCTTTGGTATGTTCAAAAGCAAATGCCTTATTTAgtaatcaaaatgaaaatgtaatggTAATAtgattaatcattaattatgaaattttaatcagattgaatgttttattatcaataagTTTTACTTTGGTAGTCAAAGACCCAGCACAATTTCCTTCTTTATCTTGGTTTGGGACTGGCTGTGAGATCATAGATGGAGTTATGGTCAAGCTAAGCGTATACAAAAGCTTCCATAGAAGAATTATTGCTTATCTGGCTGTATATATCATGAGAGGGAGTCAGGGAAGAAGAAACCTTCTCCTGGTCGATGTATATGTTTCCATGCTTTAGCTTTCTTTCTGGTTTTGCAACTTAAAATGTCTTATTAATATAAGCACACTTTTCTTCAAGAAGGCAATGTGATATCTAATACTTGTATTAT
This genomic stretch from Vigna radiata var. radiata cultivar VC1973A chromosome 7, Vradiata_ver6, whole genome shotgun sequence harbors:
- the LOC106768797 gene encoding betaine aldehyde dehydrogenase 1, chloroplastic, whose translation is MSIAIPNRQLFIDGDWKVPALGKRIPIINPSTQQIIGDIPAATKEDVDVAVAAAKAALSRNKGADWASASGAVRARYLRAIAAKVTEKKPELAKLEAIDCGKPLDEAAWDIDDVAGCFEFYADLAEKLDSKQKAPVSLPMDTFKSYVLKEPIGVVGLITPWNYPMLMATWKVAPALAAGCAAILKPSELASVTCLELGEICKEVGLPAGVLNILTGLGPEAGAPLAVHPDVDKIAFTGSSATGSKIMTAAAQLVKPVSLELGGKSPIVVFEDVDLDKAAEWTIFGCFWTNGQICSATSRLIVHESIATEFLNRIVKWIKNIKISDPLEEGCRLGPVVSEGQYEKILKFISNAKSEGATILTGGSRPKHLNKGFFVEPTVITDVTTSMQIWREEVFGPVLCVKTFSTEEEAIDLANDTVYGLGSAVISNDLERCERITKAFKAGIVWINCSQPCFTQAPWGGIKRSGFGRELGEWGLDNYLSVKQVTQYISNEPWGWYHSPSKM